One window of Candidatus Afararchaeum irisae genomic DNA carries:
- a CDS encoding ATP-binding protein — MEDDILEDEPWESDSGSDSNPNPNSDTDVPTGSSTIPEGDYPSPPSELPSDSEATVGHILASERIIVGDTENKINIYVDIDRRDEIRLGDYVQIPYSVGDGSEKYLFAVVSSLRYEPYTQVNDKSQSYAEVSLGDEVDEREFVLVAETKPLSIVESEGDGDGYRRKPVDQIPKPNTPSSLARDEDVLRTGLNVPGDGIFAGYMAVGGRRIEVDGEPLAYYLENPGIDPSGEVEEGEPAVFRHMLVAGSTGKGKTHFTKNILRQLSSEKRYPIDEYGSGETLRMRLNTVVIDPEGEYVEMSEDNPELPEDDERRLRRRGVKTGGIDDLEVFVPTVAGAPAPSAPSYREFTVPFGIVDDVPELLMPFDPSPVTRRAISDCLNAYFSTADDPTYEGFTDYMETNDSSEVNAVKEANSIADATWDAVMRRVVDNGVYHRVFDNGTAPLTEITDDVFDEGQTTVIPTSHIRGAVEDLVVLSLLALVIENKISEHDVDDEIKNTPIFVATDEAHNYFAEADTTRGRYVVEKARAAVKQGRKDLLGLGMITQNPEDIDDEILKQINTNIFMGLRDEVVERVPSIPSQFRSEIPTFGKGEAVVKAPDVEAVEVEGLRYCMTKHGN; from the coding sequence ATGGAAGACGACATACTCGAAGACGAGCCATGGGAATCTGACTCTGGCTCTGACAGTAATCCCAACCCCAACTCGGACACCGACGTCCCGACCGGCTCCTCGACGATACCCGAGGGCGACTATCCCTCACCACCGAGCGAGTTGCCGTCGGATTCGGAGGCGACTGTCGGACACATACTCGCAAGCGAGAGGATCATAGTCGGCGACACCGAGAACAAGATCAACATCTACGTCGACATAGACAGACGTGACGAGATACGTCTCGGCGACTACGTCCAGATACCCTACAGCGTCGGTGACGGATCGGAGAAGTACCTCTTCGCAGTCGTCTCGTCTCTGAGATACGAACCCTACACTCAGGTCAACGACAAGTCACAGTCGTACGCCGAGGTCAGCCTCGGTGACGAGGTCGACGAGAGGGAGTTCGTCTTGGTCGCAGAGACGAAGCCCCTCTCGATAGTCGAATCCGAGGGGGACGGTGACGGATACCGACGTAAGCCCGTCGATCAGATTCCGAAGCCCAACACGCCGTCGTCTCTCGCGCGCGATGAGGACGTCCTCCGAACGGGTCTCAACGTCCCCGGTGACGGCATATTCGCGGGGTACATGGCTGTCGGAGGACGTAGGATAGAGGTCGACGGCGAGCCGCTTGCCTACTACCTCGAAAATCCGGGTATCGATCCGTCGGGCGAGGTCGAAGAGGGCGAGCCCGCAGTCTTCCGGCATATGCTCGTCGCGGGTTCGACGGGAAAGGGTAAGACGCATTTCACGAAGAACATCCTGCGTCAGCTTTCGTCGGAGAAAAGGTATCCCATAGACGAGTACGGTAGCGGTGAGACACTCCGTATGCGCCTCAACACCGTCGTGATAGACCCCGAGGGCGAGTACGTCGAGATGTCGGAGGACAATCCCGAACTCCCCGAAGACGACGAGAGACGTCTCCGGAGACGCGGCGTCAAGACGGGTGGGATAGACGACCTTGAGGTCTTCGTCCCGACCGTTGCAGGAGCCCCCGCGCCCTCGGCTCCCTCGTACCGCGAGTTCACGGTGCCTTTCGGAATAGTCGACGACGTGCCCGAACTCCTGATGCCGTTCGACCCGTCGCCCGTGACGCGCCGTGCTATCTCCGACTGTCTCAACGCCTACTTCTCAACCGCGGACGATCCGACATACGAGGGATTTACCGACTACATGGAGACAAACGACTCGTCGGAGGTCAACGCTGTAAAGGAGGCAAACAGCATAGCCGACGCGACGTGGGACGCCGTCATGAGACGCGTCGTCGACAACGGCGTCTACCACCGTGTCTTCGACAACGGAACCGCCCCCCTCACGGAGATCACCGACGACGTCTTCGACGAGGGACAGACGACAGTGATACCCACGAGCCACATAAGAGGAGCGGTTGAGGATCTCGTCGTCCTGTCTTTGCTCGCTCTCGTGATAGAGAACAAGATATCCGAACACGACGTCGACGACGAGATAAAGAACACGCCTATCTTCGTAGCCACAGACGAGGCACACAACTACTTCGCCGAGGCGGACACCACGAGAGGACGTTACGTCGTCGAGAAGGCACGCGCCGCAGTCAAGCAGGGAAGAAAGGATCTACTCGGACTCGGTATGATCACACAGAACCCCGAGGACATAGACGACGAGATACTCAAACAGATAAACACGAATATCTTCATGGGTCTCAGGGACGAGGTCGTCGAGAGAGTGCCGTCTATACCCTCACAGTTCAGGTCGGAGATACCGACATTCGGAAAGGGCGAGGCGGTCGTAAAGGCTCCCGACGTCGAGGCTGTCGAGGTCGAGGGTCTGAGATACTGCATGACCAAACACGGGAACTAG